The Pempheris klunzingeri isolate RE-2024b chromosome 15, fPemKlu1.hap1, whole genome shotgun sequence genome contains the following window.
ttgtgtttatatCATGTGATCACAGTCTAGAGTCAAATAGccaaatagtgtgtgtgtgtgtgtgtgtgtgtgtgtgtgtgtgtgtgtgtgtgtgtgtgtgtgtgtgtgtgtgtgtgtgtgtgtgtgtgagtgtgtgtgtgtgtgtgtgtgtgtgtgtgtgtgtgtgtgtgtgtgtgtgtgtgtgtgctgccctCTAGCGGCGGTAAACAGAAACACCACCTCAGGGACCTCTCGAAGACAAACGGACAGACTTTATAGTTTAATTTAAGTTTTAAGTCCAACAGAACCAGCTTCGTTGGCACGAGAGGACTTGAGCCGTTTGAACGTCTTTGGGACTGAACaaattaatttaatctaatttaaatgattaaatgatgaCCAAATGATTTGAAATGGTGACGCTGGTGGTCACGTGGCCTGACAACCCGGAAGAGAAACAGTGGCTCCGCCGTGCTGCAGCAGTAAGGAGGAACCTGAAGTCAGCGTCCGGCCGTTCACGTGAATGTTTAAGTCAAGACATCGTCATAAGAGATCCAGCAGGTGTTCTGGGGGACTGTTGTCTCGTTTGTGAAAAGTATGAGTGGTTTTTGTTTGGACGCTACGACTGTGTGGTGTTAAGGTTCACCGGTAGCTAAATGTTTATGGCGACATGTTTGGGTTCAGCATGTCTGACAGAAGTGGTGCTGTAGATCTGTGGTGTCTTAAAGGCTCAGTGGTTGTTAACCAGCGGAGGCAGCGACAGAACAGCCGCTTCAcgtcctgttctctaaaatccctgttttagtgaatggagtctggtgtgtgtgctgtttgtggttaaaccaaaaggatcttccaggtctctctctgtagggatcctttccatgatgctgtcacacacttagaataacactctgagcctgtcagtggatcaaacaagctcttttagtggacctactgtgatcaggtggtTACCTACCAGCAACCATATCAACTATAAATACTAATGAAAAATGATTCTCTTGGCTAATTAGTTAGTTAAAGTTTGAAGCCCTCCCCATGTTCAGGATCAGTGTTGTACTTCTAATAATCACAGACACTTTACTGCTGTGTCACACCGTCTGTACATTAGCTGGAGCTTCACACTAGTCACGTTAAAAAGACGTGATCACTGACTCCATCCCACCGTCATCCTCCTCCACGCTCCTCTGCAGAGATGAGCTCGTGTGTGCTGGACGAGCAGACGTTCGCCTCGTGCtgtcagctcctcctgcagcggTCAGAGCAGCTGGGCGACGGCTGGAGCTGGGAGGCGGTCCAGGTGAGGGGGTCCGTGCAGACACAACCTGCAAGCCTGCCGTGgtctgtgactgtgagtgtgttggtGATCGTTTGTGATCTGGACGCAGGGTTCAGAGGAGGGCTACCTGAGGAAGACCGCTCTCAGGTCGGTCGTCATTGACTCAAGTCCAGTGTGGGACCAGGAAGGAGCGAGGTCAGAGTCGGAGCCGCACACCTCCTGTCACACCCGTCCTGATCAGCAGGTGAGAAACTTACCGCTCACCTAATGTTGTGTGCTTCTCTTCATCTGTACCTTCAGTGAACATCGCTGAATGGCAGGAATTAGTCAGCACCCCTCATTGTTCACTTGTATTCTAATAACTACATGATCTCCACAGTCTGGTCTTGCTGACAGCATCAAAGgagaaagtgatgatgatgataaagatgATGACGAAGACGATGTGGTCTGTACGGCGTCCAAAGGCAACAGCCAGGTGCTTCAGTACGAGTATCACATCCTGTACTCCTGCAGCTACAGCACTCCTGTGCTCTATTTCAGAGCCTTCACTCTGGGttagtctcacacacacacacacacacacacacacacacacacacacacacacacacacacacacacacacacacacacacacacacacacacacacacacacacacacacacacacacacacacacacacacacacacacacacacacactgccctgcAGACATACTTTTTACTTAAGTTCGTGTGTCCTTTGTGATGCTCAGGCTACAGCAGGTTGTTAGGTGAGTGTGACAACATAAAACAGGGTGTCCAGATATCTGAGGTTCATGAAGAGGACTCACCTTCCTCCATCATCTCTCAGAACACCATGTCCACTCCCCTGACTTCAGCTTTAACCTTTAGGTTTTAGTGAGTTTAGGAGGTCCCTCCCTGATTTTGTCAGAGCAGTCAATAGGCATTCTTAATTCTGTCACTAGTCAAAGCAGCTCTAGACAAGTGGAGGGAGAACAGTTTGCTTTTTATTGGAAAACCAACACTTAAAGGCTTTGAATGAATGTTAATAGACTCCGGTACCATTTGTTCCTTCTGATAAACATGTCACATGCAGTAAGAGAGGGCCTGTACGTCATCACGTATTCCAACCATGTCAGTGTTTCTAAGGACGCCCTGTgtgatgttttggtttttcttctCGTGACTCGTGAAGATGGGAGGAGCCTGTCGTTAGAGGAGGCGTGGAGCTGTGTTCATCCACACTTCAGGGCTCGACTTCACAACAGTCCTTTGAGTACAATCACTCTGCAGGTAAAACCAGGAAAGATCCacatttatcatcatcaccaccatcatttTCCTCCCCGATGCTCCACTGAGGTCTTTCCTCTCTGACGCTGTGTTAGGAGCATCCCCTGCTGGGTCAGTCTTTCTTTATGCTCCACCcctgcagaacagaggagtttATGAGGCCCGTGCTGCAGGCTGCTCAGGACCAACACAGGTAGGTCACTGTTGGATTGGCTTCTCCACAAACACAACGGAAGCCTGCTGTTAGGCACCGAGCTGTGTCATGCAGCTTAACTGTCTCCTTCTAAAACCTTTAGTATCAGTTGTAGTTGTTAGATTTGTAAGTAGGTtcatgcagcagctgcagcattacATCATCTCAGCATCAGCTGGCTTCACATCTCACTGCTGTAAATCAGGGATCATCTGTATTGTCACATATCTGTCATGTTCACAGtgcttattgtgtgtgtgtgtgtgtgtgtgtgtgtgtgtgtgtgtgtgcaggtcagtGAACTatgtgctgctgtggctcagtgtgGTGGGTCCTGTGGTGGGTCTGGAGGTCCCCTTGAAGTACAGCACCCAGCTCCATCCTGCAGCCTCACCCAGCAGCGCCAAGCCGGACTGAGAGTGCACCTGCTCGGCACTGTGGAGGCAGGACTGTCACCCAGGCGCAGAGGGCAGCTGTCCCGGCGCCCTGCACCCTCACAGCCCCTGAAAGTGTGTGGgaattattttgtgttaaatgcAAAGTTGTTGAACAAAATGCTAAAACACAATAAGGACTGAAATAGTGATGAAGGCCTTGGGTTGCTGTGTGCATTTGACCTGATATGGAGGCTTTGTCGTGGACTCTCCATGCTGACACTTTGCTTTGATacttaatatttgttttgataTTATGCAGGAATATTATACAGGAAGTTCTCACCAAGTAAGTGTCTTAAAGCAAAAATAGGGCCGGATGGTGCTCCAGTCAGTTTTCAGTAAGAGCCACATCAAGGACAATAAGAAATGTTAGCATGAGTACGTCCTGGATCGATATTTATGTAATataaactgaaaacatctgACAGTAAATGATTTTTACAACACCTGTATAATCCGTTTGTACTAAACTGGAACAGCAAACCAGTGGGAGGGGCTAATGCTAACACTTCCAGCCCCCgttacctcacagaaaacaacCAAAGCAGCTCCTCAGTCTCACTGATCGTTTCATCATAAAGCCACAGCTTAGGTGATGTCCGACCCTTCCATCTGAACCTTTTTGTTGAGTGCTCGATGGAACAGGTGACCTACCTGCAGAGTGACATCACCAAAGGCACCTCTGTACAGCAGGTTAATTCATTTAGCTGAAACAGAATCTGAATcaggaaaacatgttttcttcactctttcttcctcttttctatGTTTTTTCTCTAAGTTATACTTATCAGACATGTAATATTCATCCTGAGCCTgaaaacatgctcacacacaaatagactttatttcaaatatttattgttCATTGTTCTTCTATCAGCTCTGATCTTTCAGTAATaaactcattttatttcattgtaaacaGGTGGCAACATGATTCGTTCATTCAGTaaatcccccccctccccccttgcAACCCTGAGAGGAGCTGAGACCATTAAGGACACCTGGAGACCACTCTCAAAGATGGTGTCCCACTCAGTCCTGATAGAAAAATGGTCAGTAAGTacacaaaccaaaaaacagTGATGATCCCAGTAGTTGCTAAAGCCAGTGGATGTAGCATGCAGAGCAGGCTCACAGCCCAGCAGTCAGCTCAGACACAAGGACACAGGAGGCAAGGAGCCATGTGAGCAGAATGGAGAACACCCACAGTCTCTGCccaaactgagaaaacattCATGATAACTTTCTGACACGATGGAGcttccagagccacagaggactTCAGACAACTGTATGCAGACTGAGTAGGGCCCCTATACTGAGCATCCTGAAACGTAGTGCCCCCTTTTTATATCGACTACTCACTCCCACTGTCATATTtgcattaaataaatgatatacAAATGAAAACTTTACTGTCTGGTTCATGTCCTGGGTTAAATGACTGGGTGTTCACAGTGAGAGGaggctgaagagagagagagagagagagagagtgctggATGAATCCAGACGGACATTTTTAGTGAGAGCAGAGATAGCTGGATGCTTTTTATAGCTAATTGTCCACTTTGAATGAATTACATAAGAAGACCGAGTCATCTTGGAGGTCTGTACCAAATCCTGAGATCACatgtgacagagaggagagcgggGAGGGGTGAACGGGGTCAGAGCTATCAACCCAGAACCCAGACTCTGCTGCCAGTTACACAGTTTGGACAGTGCATGTTCaaagaaacacaagacaaaacaaaaacagcaaatacacGTCGGAATTTGATGAATTAGCTCTTGAACACGGTTTAACGCGGTTGTTctccaacagcttcactggcaccatggggtccagagccttcagccgctgtgccccccgcctctggaactccctcccaccggacatcaggaacatcaacactttgaccatcttcaaatctcacctcaaaacccacctgtttaaacaagcctactcactgtaacatcaccCTGCAGAGCTCCCACCCCTtggttttttaatttttttgactttttaacttgctttttcgtttgtttgtttgtttgtttttaactgtgtgttgtacggtgtccttgagtgccttgaaaggtgcctataaataaaatgtattattattattattattattatttaatctgGAGGTGCATTTTGATTCATGAAACAGTTGAAACAGTGTAGgacatcagctgcagctcatgTTGTAGCTGAAGTCAGACCCTGCCGAGCTGTCTAGAGTAGAACAACCCCCTGAGGGCTGCCTGTCTTGCAAGCAAACACGTCTTACAAACTGCCCGACAGTGAGGTGAACTGCTGTCCAGGACACAAGTGGAGAGTCACGGCATGGCCCTGAGGATGTCTTCAGACAGCAGAGGCTGCATGGCCCTGAGGATGTCTTCAGACAGCAGAGGCTGCATGGCCCTGAGGATGTCTTCAGACAGCAGAGGCTGCATGGCCCCAGTCTTGGTCTGCAGAGGACCATCAGGGATAACCAGGCCTCACACAGATCCTTTCCCAGCTGGGTTGTAGACAGAGGGTGTGATGTGGAGGAGGACTTCTGCCAAATGTTGACGACATGGCTGACCAGCATTGATTTTCTGTAAATATGTACATTGAATATGATTAGTTTGGTAAAGTATGACTGGaattactttttgtttgtaAGTAAAAACCAAAGACAAAGAGTGGGGGGGGGCTTGTTATGAGGCCTGCGTTTGAAGTGGAGGACGTTGTCTCTATGTGTAATATTGGATATTGCACTGCAATAATTATATTTGTGTAATGCAGCATTATACTTACTTAAATAATGACCAGCAGAGGGATTGATGGTTTTTGAGTCTATGAATTATGTAAATGTTAatgaaattatacatttttgaaTAATTACAACAATTCCTTCTAAAGTGTGACTCACGGTGTGATTccaaaatagacaaaatagTCATTTGTCAAATAAAGGGCTGGTGTTTGACAAACTACTTGTATTGATCTCTTCCTGACTGTGGCTCTGCTCGCTGGTGTGAAcgtgctgctgcagtgcagaACACGTGGGGGTGCAATTAATGCTCGCAAGAGGGCAACTATGTGCTCATATACTTACATAATTGAATAAAACTGACCTGTGATGGATActtgatttgattgattgataattgataattaGAATAGGTATTAATAGTTTGATATCTATGGCAACCACTGCTCTGTCCCACCACTGTAGAACACTTGTGATGGAATGAAGAAGCCAGTTCAGGTGTTCCAGGTCAGGAGCTAATGGTTGGTCACGTCTCGCTATCATAAAATGATGTCAGCTCGCTCGGACACACCTTCTGGACCTTCTCATTCTAACATATTTGGACATGGAGGGAGGGCAGGGAGACATCCATCAGCCTGTATTGACTGAGTGTCTGGGTATGGCACCTCTGGGAGTTTGTGAGACGGGCCAGGGCACTTTAGGATATTAAACTGGATGCCAACTTCAGTGGACTAAAGCCTTTAAGTGATGCCATCAATTAAGCAGCATTGTGTGTATGGTGCACATCTGGCAGTGGAGTCAGACATAAGGGCAGCTTGGGTAAGAACAGCCGTCACTGCCAACCAGTGATGTCATGCTGCTGAACCCCCAGTGGGACTGAGTTCAAGACAAACCCGGTACAGATTAGGTCCTATCATTTGAGCTGCCTCAAAGCACAGAAGTTATATTCTTAATCATCTTGCAGGActtcttttctattttctgttgaAACTAGGATTCTTTTTCTAACCAACATTGCTGTTGGCCAGAATTCCATCTTAATCTGTAGCATtacattcattgttttattattattatgctgcagttaacattttctaattaaatcaacacagacacatttgcTTAAGTTCATCTCTTGTTTACTGATTCAGTCATTGAATGCATCAAATGAAGAATACCATGTGAGAAGCTTCCTTGACATAGGAGAGTAACTGAGGTATATGGCACTCACTAGATTTTAGTGTAAACCAGGTAATAAAGTTATTCATCTCCAATACTTTCCACTACATTGGCACACAATAAAATACCCAGTACATATTTGGATTGATGAGTACTAGAATGTTTTATTGAAGTACTGTTACTTTAAAAAATCCATAAGACTATAAAGTAAAGTgcattaaaggtcccatattgtgaaaatgcactttttttcaACACAGACGTGTCCAGAGACCACGAAATTCTGAGAAAAGATCaccttctctctttttgtcctggTCCTTCTTTCAGTAAATGCATGTGGAAACATACCATTTAGATTTTGTTCCCTTCATGATGTCATAAAGGTTGACTGTCCccgtccactgaaaacctcatGAGTCCACCTCGCtgttcattattgttttttttctctctcatgccAATCACTAACATGAacatgagagaaagagacagagaacacTGCATGTTTCATGAACACTGAACCATGTGAACCTTCTAGTagcctccaaatacaagtataaGCCTGGAAATGACCA
Protein-coding sequences here:
- the atg10 gene encoding ubiquitin-like-conjugating enzyme ATG10, whose amino-acid sequence is MSSCVLDEQTFASCCQLLLQRSEQLGDGWSWEAVQGSEEGYLRKTALRSVVIDSSPVWDQEGARSESEPHTSCHTRPDQQSGLADSIKGESDDDDKDDDEDDVVCTASKGNSQVLQYEYHILYSCSYSTPVLYFRAFTLDGRSLSLEEAWSCVHPHFRARLHNSPLSTITLQEHPLLGQSFFMLHPCRTEEFMRPVLQAAQDQHRSVNYVLLWLSVVGPVVGLEVPLKYSTQLHPAASPSSAKPD